In the Arachis ipaensis cultivar K30076 chromosome B10, Araip1.1, whole genome shotgun sequence genome, one interval contains:
- the LOC110267555 gene encoding uncharacterized protein LOC110267555, with product MELVGTVPRLYRSSRSCSVLVNAVAFVLAAEKPRCHHLCSGNSRRVFYDGVYRELLSLWSPAVTLVLPEPPPVQPLLGSLEYGKRFVWKSPLIAALLSYANVLRH from the exons ATGGAGTTAGTCGGGACTGTTCCAAGGCTTTACCGCTCATCCCGATCCTGCTCTGTTTTGGTTAATGCTGTTGCTTTTGTTCTGGCCGCCGAAAAACCTCGCTGCCACCACCTCTGCAGCGGAAACAGCCGCCGAGTCTTCTATGATG GAGTTTACCGCGAGTTGCTGTCGCTCTGGTCACCGGCTGTGACGTTGGTGTTACCGGAACCGCCACCGGTGCAGCCGCTACTTGGTTCCCTCGAGTACGGTAAGCGTTTTGTTTGGAAGAGTCCTTTAATCGCTGCTTTATTATCATACGCTAACGTTTTGCGGcattaa
- the LOC107622933 gene encoding polyadenylate-binding protein-interacting protein 12: MAVAENAGAKIGSSSQNLDNSVVSSDTTEMEKSKARSGGGGGGGGGGGAVNGGGGDQNLNGVFNQDRGANTVVSVPNGNYKAQVGQIRNGFDGNGVQGQQMVVNNDGYVGINAVRNGENCGESYKREMRDLEELLSKLNPMAEEFVPPSLANSHGYLAGPGGAAGFGFANNFVLHNNYGNANGQTNRRRKNGYSQGKRRANNKMDMEKREEMIRRTVYVSDIDQLVTEEQLAALFLNCGQVVDCRVCGDPNSILRFAFIEFTDEDGARAALSLSGTMLGYYPLRVLPSKTAIAPVNPTFLPRSEDEREMCSRTIYCTNIDKKLTQADVKSFFESICGEVHRLRLLGDYHHSTRIAFVEFALAESAIAALSCSGVILGALPIRVSPSKTPVRSRAPRTAMH, translated from the exons ATGGCTGTTGCTGAGAATGCTGGGGCCAAAATCGGTTCTTCCAGTCAAAATTTGGACAACAGTGTTGTCTCATCGGACACCACTGAGATGGAGAAATCAAAGGCAAGGtccggcggcggcggcggcggcggcggaggTGGAGGTGCTGTCAACGGTGGTGGTGGTGATCAGAATCTGAACGGTGTATTCAACCAAGATAGAGGTGCAAACACTGTTGTGTCAGTCCCTAACGGTAATTACAAGGCTCAGGTGGGTCAGATTCGAAATGGGTTTGATGGAAACGGTGTCCAGGGTCAACAGATGGTGGTCAACAATGATGGGTATGTTGGGATTAATGCGGTAAGGAATGGGGAGAACTGTGGTGAGAGTTATAAGAGGGAGATGAGGGATTTGGAGGAGCTTCTGTCAAAGTTGAACCCCATGGCTGAGGAGTTTGTGCCGCCGTCGCTCGCCAACAGTCACGGTTACTTGGCTGGTCCTGGTGGTGCTGCTGGTTTTGGATTCGCCAACAATTTTGTGCTCCACAATAATTATGGCAATGCTAATGGCCAGACTAACAGAAGG AGGAAGAATGGCTATAGTCAAGGGAAGCGTAGAGCGAATAATAAGATGGATATGGAGAAAAGGGAAGAGATGATTAGGAGGACTGTTTATGTGTCTGACATTGATCAGCTG GTTACCGAAGAGCAGCTGGCAGCTCTCTTTCTTAACTGTGGCCAG GTCGTTGACTGCCGCGTATGCGGGGATCCCAATTCTATTCTTCGGTTTGCTTTCATTGAGTTTACGGATGAAG ATGGTGCAAGGGCTGCTTTGAGCCTATCTGGAACTATGCTCGGATATTATCCACTTAGAGTGCTACCTTCAAAAACTGCCATTGCACCTGTCAACCCAACATTTTTGCCCAGG TCTGAAGATGAACGAGAGATGTGCTCAAGAACAATCTATTGCACAAATATCGACAAGAAG CTCACTCAAGCAGATGTCAAAAGCTTCTTTGAATCTATATGTGGAGAG GTTCACCGCTTGAGGCTTCTTGGAGATTACCATCATTCAACTCGAATTGCATTCGTTGAGTTTGCACTG GCTGAGAGTGCAATAGCAGCTCTGAGCTGCAGTGGTGTGATTTTGGGTGCACTGCCTATAAG GGTAAGTCCATCGAAGACACCAGTCCGTTCCCGTGCTCCACGCACTGCTATGCACTGA